A DNA window from Helianthus annuus cultivar XRQ/B chromosome 15, HanXRQr2.0-SUNRISE, whole genome shotgun sequence contains the following coding sequences:
- the LOC118487466 gene encoding cold shock protein 1-like: MGETAAHALTWDELKELMQFKGIECFIWGLAPQILSKVTASKPPTITDAIDLSVALIEEAVRLGKFSISEEKKETHVEPSRDNKRKYGKCDNCGKVGHVKETCWHDTGRGNGGQDGSGNRGGNNDNNHQGGNGNDQGHGQGCFNCGDIGHFKKYCPKNNQARGRVSNIGAREAR, encoded by the exons aTGGGTGAGACTGCTGCGCATGCCTTGACGTGGGATGAACTGAAAGAGCTGATGC AGTTTAAGGGGATCGAAtgtttcatctggggattggcacctcagattctgaGCAAGGTGACAGCATCGAAGCCTCCAACAATTACCGATGCTATCGACTTAAGTGTGGCGCTCATTGAAGAAGCGGTTAGACTTGGAAAATTTTCAAtctctgaggagaagaaggagactcatgtggagccATCTAgagataacaagagaaa atatggaaaatgtgataatTGTGGCAAAGTGGGGCATGTCAAGGAGACGTGTTGGCATGATACTGGACGTGGAAATGGAGGTCAAGATGGTAGTGGAAATCGCGGAGGAAACAACGACAACAACCATCAAGGTGGAAATGGTAATGATCAAGGACATGGtcaaggttgttttaactgtggagacATAGGGCATTTCAAGAAGTattgccctaaaaacaatcaGGCACGTGGAAGAGTGTCCAACATCGGAGCTAGGGAAGCACGCTAG
- the LOC118487467 gene encoding RNA-binding protein 12-like — protein MSYLVVIPPEAWPIDDLFKGDVNLYVDGRPVDAQGDGEIDEDVVAVPPPVVPVMEISSDTSLHPVSDSFESVTSSALQVAGLQLFATDFANDTAMSVALSLARDPTPPHDLEPTPELAPVPFDIAPLIPDPAPAPVDPPFVEPFIPAPAPADVAPLPPIESDVHRTNLPTIFLQDIPAPRPGEGTSGQHPRDDPFAPATFPPTS, from the exons ATGTCGTACCTTGTGGTCATTCCTCCCGAGGCTTGGCCTATTGATGACTTGTTCAAGGGCGATGTTAATTTGTATGTAGACGGACGTCCAGTTGACGCCCAGGGCGATGGGGAGATAGATGAGGATGTTGTAGCTGTTCCACCTCCTGTTGTTCCTGTCATGGAGATATCTTCTGACACTAGTTTGCATCCggtttcagactcctttgagtctgtgacatcttCAGCCTTACAGGTGGCCGGATTGCAGCTTTTTGCTACTGACTTTGCCAACGACACCGCTATGTCTGTTGCACTATCACTTGCTCGAGATCCCACACCTCCACATGATCTAGAGCCTActcctgagctagctcctgttcCTTTTG ACATTGCTCCCCTTATTCCTGATCCAGCTCCTGCACCTGTTGACCCTCCTTTTGTTGAGCCATTTATTCCCGCAcccgcacccgctgatgttgctcctcTCCCTCCTATAGAGTCCGATGTCCATCGCACTAACTTACCTACCATTTTCTTACAGGACATCCCTgcaccccgtccaggggaaggtacTTCAGGCCAGCACCCGCGTGACGATCCTTTTGCGCCAGCAACATTTCCTCCGACCTCATAG